From one Salvelinus sp. IW2-2015 linkage group LG11, ASM291031v2, whole genome shotgun sequence genomic stretch:
- the LOC111970484 gene encoding serine/threonine-protein kinase 35 has product MDTGDNRRRRARSVRAKRTGTQDASAKRENANVLRSLSVGNTDDNDAMEDDAGFIKNWSLERKVMAPRYSLLREVGRGSYGVVYEAIARRSGASVAVKKLRCDAPENVELALAEFWALASLEKRHENVVQLEECVLQRNGMAQKMSHGNKRSKQYLRLVETSLKGERVLSHPEEPCYLWFVMEFCEGGDLNQFILSRRPDPLTNNSFMLQLTRAVAFLHENNIVHRDLKPDNILISEKSGTPVLKVADFGLSKVCAGLEGAGKNDEGEDKNKNAVNVNKFWLSSACGSDFYMAPEVWEGHYTAKADIFALGIIIWAMLERITFIDAESKRELLGTYVRQGADIVPVGEALLENPKMVLNIPQKRKSSMSDGVKKLLQDMLAVNPQDRPDALELHNRMDQLTCAA; this is encoded by the exons ATGGATACAGGTGACAACAGACGTAGACGGGCGAGGAGTGTGAGAGCCAAAAGAACTGGTACGCAAGATGCGTCTGCGAAAAGGGAAAATGCAAACGTCCTAAGATCTTTGAGTGTTGGGAATACAGACGACAATGATGCCATGGAGGATGACGCTGGATTTATCAAAAATTGGAGTTTGGAGCGAAAGGTCATGGCTCCGCGGTACAGTTTACTCCGTGAGGTCGGAAGGGGCAGCTATGGCGTGGTCTATGAAGCGATTGCACGGAGGTCGGGTGCAAGCGTTGCAGTAAAGAAACTTCGATGCGATGCACCAGAAAATGTCGAGCTTGCCTTGGCAGAATTCTGGGCCCTGGCTAGCCTTGAGAAACGACACGAGAATGTGGTGCAACTAGAAGAATGTGTGCTACAAAGAAACGGTATGGCTCAGAAAATGAGTCATGGGAACAAGAGATCCAAGCAGTACTTGCGGTTGGTGGAGACTTCATTAAAAG GTGAGCGAGTGCTGAGCCACCCAGAGGAGCCCTGCTACCTTTGGTTCGTCATGGAGTTCTGTGAAGGTGGAGACCTGAACCAGTTCATCCTGTCGCGACGACCTGACCCACTGACCAACAACAGTTTCATGCTCCAGCTCACCAGAGCCGTGGCCTTCCTGCATGAAAACAACATTGTTCACCGAGACCTCAAGCCTGACAACATCCTCATCTCTGAAAAGTCAGGGACACCAGTTCTCAAAGTCGCCGATTTCGGCCTCAGCAAGGTGTGTGCCGGCCTAGAGGGCGCTGGGAAAAATGACGAGGGCGAGGACAAGAACAAAAACGCTGTCAACGTCAACAAGTTCTGGTTGTCGTCGGCATGCGGCTCAGACTTCTACATGGCACCCGAGGTGTGGGAGGGCCACTACACGGCCAAGGCGGACATCTTCGCCCTTGGCATCATCATCTGGGCAATGCTGGAGCGGATCACCTTTATCGACGCTGAGTCCAAGCGCGAGCTGCTGGGAACTTACGTGAGGCAGGGAGCCGACATCGTGCCAGTTGGCGAGGCACTGCTAGAGAACCCAAAGATGGTACTGAACATCCCGCAGAAGCGCAAGTCCTCCATGTCAGACGGGGTGAAGAAACTTTTGCAGGACATGCTGGCGGTCAACCCTCAGGACCGGCCCGATGCGCTTGAGCTACACAACAGGATGGACCAGCTCACATGTGCtgcgtga